GAAATTCTCCAACTCTGACATGACTGAAAGGCAATATTGGAATGACTACCAATTAGCATTTGAGAATATGCTGAACAAAACTGCTACAAAAGAAGCGCCATGGTACATCATACCTGCAGACAACAAATGGTTCACAAGAGTGGCAGTTGGGGATATCATTTCTTCAAAACTAAATGAACTGGACCTGCATACACCTGAAGTAAGCAAGGAAAAGAAAAAAGAGCTCAACAAAATTAAAAATATTCTAAAAAAAGAACTTTAAAATGGCATCTATCAAAGATTTAAAAAAAGTCAGCAAACATTTAACGAATGACATCATAATTGAGGCTATGTTTTACTATGAATTCAGCACGACTGAGGAAAAAAGAAAATCAGCAGAGGAAATCATGCGTGAAGCGGCTAGCTTGCAAAGGACTGTAGTGTCTCAAATCAACCACTTCAGAAAACAAAAAACAGAAAAGGCCAAACCATATTTTGATAAAACCTTCAAACTATTGGTCGATAGCTCTGACAAGTTAATAGAAAGACTCTATCAAGACAATTAATAAAAAGGCCAACCCATTTACAGGTTGGCCCAATATTTTAAAATTAAAGTTGAAAACTTAATCAGCTACACAGTCTCATCCAAAGTATTCACCGCCTCTACTGATTTTATCTCAGGCACAGCTTTTTTAACAGCTTCTTCCACCCCAGCCTTCAAAGTCATCGTAGACATCGGGCAAGAACCGCAAGCTCCAAGAAGCTCTACTTTTAAAACCATTTCTTCTGTAACCTCCACAACTCTAACATTGCCTCCATCAGCTTCCAAATATGGCCTGATGTTATCCAATGCTTTTTCAACTTTTTCTAAAAGCTCTTCCATTTAAGTATTATAAATTAATGAGTTGAAAATTCTACCTTTTTCGTCGCCTCCACATTAGCATTTCTAATAGCAACTTGTCTAGCTACTTCTTCGCCTAATGCTCTAAACGCATTTGCTGTGACATCATCTTTCAAAACCGCAGGATAACCATTGTCTCCAGACTCTCTAATATTCTGAACCAAAGGAATTTGACCTAAAAACGGCACTTCATGATTTTCAGCCAATTGCTGGCCACCATCTTTCCCGAAAATATAATATTTATTGTCAGGAAGCTCTTCAGGTGTAAAATAAGCCATATTTTCGACAATTCCGAGAATTGGCACATTGATTTGCGGTTGCTTGAACATACCTACTCCTTTTCTAGCATCCATCAAAGCGACTTTCTGAGGAGTTGTAACAATCACAGCACCTGTTACTGGAACAGTCTGAACCAAACCTAAGTGGATATCGCCTGTGCCCGGAGGAAGGTCAATCAATAAATAATCAAGCTCGCCCCATTCTGTATCAGTAATAAACTGCTTCAAAGCCGAGTTTGCCATTGGACCTCTCCAAATCACCGCATTGTCCGGACCTCCTGTCAAAAAACCAATAGACATAATCTTAACGCCATATTGCTCCACAGGTATGATTATGCTCTTATCTCCCTCCTTCTTAACTTCAGGATATTCCATCTCACAATTGAACATTGTTGGCATAGATGGCCCATAAATATCAGCGTCGATCAAACCAACTTTCGCGCCACCTTTAGCCAACGCTACGGCTAAGTTCGCGCTTACTGTAGATTTACCCACACCGCCTTTACCTGAAGCGATAGCAATAATATTCTTCACATCAGGCAATACAGGAGAATTATCCCTTATCGATGTCACATTGGAAGTCATAAATGGCTCAACAACCAAATCAGGATTTCCAACCTCTTCTCGAACAGCTTCAATACAATCATTTTTGATTTTTTCCTTCAAAGGACATGCAGGCGTGGTCAATACGACGCTAAAGCTTACTTTTTCGTCAGACACCTCAATTTTTTCAATCATGCCCAAAGTAACTAAATCTTTGTGTAGATCTGGGTCTTGAACCTTAGACAGCGCTTTAAGCACTATTTCTTTGCTAATATTCATAAGTAATATTTATTCGAAGCTAATTACAGAGTATACATTGTTATGTATTAAAGCACATATAATTCCAGCTAATGTATAAACGAAATCAAATTTAACTTATTTTTCCAAAAATGACAATTACACACATCTTACAAAATGAAAAAACCCCGCATCCGCGGGGCTTTGAAAAACTATAGATGCCATACATGAAAATTCATTCATAGCATCATTAAAAAAATGAAACAAAACAACACTATTTATTATTTAACGACGAATTTAATTACTGATCTTTCATTCTTTTTCGTCTCAATAATTTGCAATAAATAAATCCCTGAAGGCAGCTCCGACACATCAAGCTTGTATTTGTTATCTCTAACCATTCCTTCTTGCTGAATCACCAATTGCTGATCAATGCTCATCACGCTGATTTTCAATATTGACGCGTTCGGATAATCTATAATCAACTGATCATCCGCAGGTTGCGGGTAAATTTTCAAATCAACTACCTTATCAAT
The Aureibacter tunicatorum DNA segment above includes these coding regions:
- a CDS encoding NifU family protein; protein product: MEELLEKVEKALDNIRPYLEADGGNVRVVEVTEEMVLKVELLGACGSCPMSTMTLKAGVEEAVKKAVPEIKSVEAVNTLDETV
- a CDS encoding Mrp/NBP35 family ATP-binding protein; translated protein: MNISKEIVLKALSKVQDPDLHKDLVTLGMIEKIEVSDEKVSFSVVLTTPACPLKEKIKNDCIEAVREEVGNPDLVVEPFMTSNVTSIRDNSPVLPDVKNIIAIASGKGGVGKSTVSANLAVALAKGGAKVGLIDADIYGPSMPTMFNCEMEYPEVKKEGDKSIIIPVEQYGVKIMSIGFLTGGPDNAVIWRGPMANSALKQFITDTEWGELDYLLIDLPPGTGDIHLGLVQTVPVTGAVIVTTPQKVALMDARKGVGMFKQPQINVPILGIVENMAYFTPEELPDNKYYIFGKDGGQQLAENHEVPFLGQIPLVQNIRESGDNGYPAVLKDDVTANAFRALGEEVARQVAIRNANVEATKKVEFSTH